A window of the Gossypium hirsutum isolate 1008001.06 chromosome A03, Gossypium_hirsutum_v2.1, whole genome shotgun sequence genome harbors these coding sequences:
- the LOC107886181 gene encoding uncharacterized protein gives MASRSIGCLKQLTNHLRGKASYATLTPPKLKSYSPTADFGYSKDAKPPKKVRGDMVAVYVAIGMIALSTSLGLHTVVQQLKNSPDVRVNKKRRESLPEVEEPDRVLDEADRFIKQSFFRKVAHIQKDDDHYAIDDPTRADMFAVTPTSRAETLKSVGVLDG, from the exons ATGGCATCTAGATCAAtt GGTTGTTTGAAGCAGTTGACGAATCATTTGCGAGGAAAGGCGAGTTATGCGACCTTAACGCCACCGAAACTGAAATCCTACTCACCAACAGCCGATTTTGGCTACTCTAAAGATGCTAAGCCGCCAAAGAAAGTGAGGGGCGATATGGTGGCGGTGTACGTAGCAATCGGCATGATAGCGCTGTCAACCTCACTGGGCCTTCACACAGTGGTGCAACAGCTGAAGAACTCGCCTGATGTGCGAGTTAACAAGAAGAGAAGAGAGAGTTTACCAGAGGTGGAGGAGCCTGATCGAGTGCTCGATGAAGCAGACAGGTTCATCAAGCAGTCGTTTTTCAGGAAAGTTGCCCATATTCAGAAAGATGACGATCACTACGCCATTGATGATCCAACACGGGCTGACATGTTTGCTGTCACTCCTACCTCGAGGGCTGAAACTCTGAAATCAGTTGGTGTTCTTG